One genomic segment of Intestinimonas butyriciproducens includes these proteins:
- a CDS encoding helix-turn-helix domain-containing protein, whose translation MPIKYKVDVIAALKEEGYNTTRIRKDKIMGEAMLQKIRSGQMVSWATLETICELLNCQPGDLLEYIKE comes from the coding sequence ATGCCCATTAAATACAAGGTTGATGTGATCGCAGCACTGAAAGAAGAGGGATACAATACCACCAGAATTCGGAAAGATAAGATCATGGGAGAAGCCATGCTGCAAAAAATTCGCAGCGGGCAGATGGTTTCTTGGGCTACACTCGAAACCATTTGCGAACTGCTGAACTGTCAGCCGGGGGATTTGCTGGAATACATCAAGGAATAG
- a CDS encoding SprT-like domain-containing protein, with protein MKELTSYNRVAGYLNKVFDLLNAEFFEGTLSRPTITIQSTPRAYGHFSLREDTWVSKLGGTHEINIGAGTLARPIEEVAATLLHEMVHYYNFENGVQDCSRCNTYHNKKFKAAAEAHGLIVTHSDKYGWSHTAPGEALLDFILENGLTDILINRNEFIGFQVTGTGTHSGTGITPPPRPSSTRKYICPCCGNSVRATKAVNIACLDCNERMVLAG; from the coding sequence ATGAAGGAACTGACAAGCTATAACCGCGTGGCCGGTTATCTCAACAAAGTGTTCGATCTGCTGAACGCCGAATTCTTTGAAGGTACACTTTCAAGGCCCACTATCACCATTCAGTCCACGCCCCGCGCCTACGGCCACTTCTCCCTGCGGGAAGATACCTGGGTATCCAAGCTGGGCGGAACCCATGAAATCAATATCGGGGCCGGAACGCTGGCCCGCCCCATTGAGGAAGTGGCGGCGACCCTGCTTCATGAAATGGTTCACTACTACAACTTCGAGAACGGCGTGCAGGATTGCAGCCGGTGCAATACCTACCACAATAAGAAATTCAAAGCGGCGGCGGAGGCCCACGGCTTGATCGTCACCCACAGCGACAAATATGGATGGTCACACACGGCCCCCGGCGAGGCGCTGCTTGACTTCATATTGGAGAACGGCTTGACCGACATTCTCATAAACCGCAACGAGTTTATCGGCTTCCAGGTCACCGGCACTGGGACGCACAGCGGCACAGGAATCACCCCACCGCCGCGCCCGTCCAGCACGAGAAAGTATATCTGCCCCTGCTGCGGGAATTCCGTTCGGGCCACCAAAGCGGTGAATATCGCTTGCCTGGACTGTAACGAACGGATGGTGCTGGCCGGTTGA
- a CDS encoding tyrosine-type recombinase/integrase, whose product MNKKTKALTTEQYKEIIQTMKEGFSGCRPNERIATALVLEGNLGLRVSDILNLRPCDIVRDGDRYRLEITEQKTGKRRAFTVPLVIQQYIENYCLRHNIRRDDLIFSITERAIQKQLHIVCDYLGYEGISTHSFRKWYATEIYKANGYDIALVQRLLQHSSAAVTQRYIGIEPQRIETAIQNHAQLI is encoded by the coding sequence ATGAACAAGAAAACCAAGGCGCTCACCACCGAGCAATACAAGGAGATCATACAGACTATGAAGGAGGGATTCAGCGGCTGCCGTCCTAATGAGCGGATAGCCACCGCCCTGGTGCTGGAAGGGAATTTAGGCTTGCGCGTCAGCGATATATTGAATCTGCGGCCCTGCGATATTGTCCGGGATGGGGACAGATACCGCCTGGAGATCACCGAGCAGAAAACCGGCAAGCGCCGTGCGTTCACCGTCCCGCTGGTCATTCAGCAATACATAGAGAATTATTGCTTGCGACACAATATCCGCCGCGATGATCTGATTTTTTCCATCACAGAACGGGCCATTCAAAAGCAGCTCCATATCGTGTGCGACTATCTGGGCTATGAGGGTATCAGCACCCACAGCTTCCGCAAATGGTACGCCACGGAGATATACAAGGCAAACGGCTACGACATAGCCCTGGTGCAGCGGCTATTACAGCACAGCTCCGCCGCCGTCACACAGCGGTATATCGGCATTGAGCCACAACGGATTGAAACAGCAATACAGAATCACGCACAGCTCATTTGA
- a CDS encoding helix-turn-helix transcriptional regulator — protein sequence MAKSENQKVKTLYVAKYFLENSDENHPVTSGDVVDYLKDECGIEAERRAIYRDIAALRDVFGMDIEGGQGGKYRLLSRQFEFDDLRLLAECVHAAKFISARQAKDLVDTLGEFCSTYQAEQLQREVFLCDRVKTTQKGTMAIITKINQAMATRQDGKPHTPQRISFKYLKYTLQDGITQVERRKGAAYKVSPYKLLINEGNYYLLAFDDKAQDMRTYRIDRMKEVKVLSEPREGAEAFSKIDMETYTRRVFSMFGGEQKRVSIRFINPLLDTAVERFGTGKDVFYRPDDEKHFVVTADVEISNQFFAWVCGFRKRAKIINPPEVVDEMKTFLGQITELYL from the coding sequence ATGGCAAAGTCAGAAAACCAAAAAGTGAAAACGCTCTATGTTGCCAAATACTTTTTGGAGAACTCCGACGAGAACCACCCCGTTACCTCCGGGGATGTGGTGGACTATCTGAAAGACGAGTGCGGGATTGAGGCAGAGCGCCGCGCCATCTACCGGGATATTGCCGCCCTGCGGGATGTGTTTGGGATGGATATAGAAGGCGGACAGGGCGGAAAATACCGGCTGCTGTCCCGTCAATTTGAGTTTGACGATCTGCGGTTGCTGGCTGAGTGTGTCCATGCGGCAAAGTTCATATCCGCCCGGCAAGCGAAAGATTTGGTGGACACACTGGGCGAGTTTTGCAGCACCTATCAGGCGGAGCAGCTTCAACGGGAAGTATTCCTGTGTGACCGGGTGAAAACAACGCAAAAGGGAACCATGGCAATCATTACGAAGATCAATCAGGCCATGGCGACCAGGCAAGACGGCAAGCCCCACACCCCGCAGAGAATCAGCTTCAAATATTTGAAATATACACTTCAAGATGGGATAACACAAGTAGAGCGCCGCAAAGGGGCAGCCTACAAAGTCAGCCCCTACAAACTGCTGATCAATGAAGGCAACTATTATCTGCTGGCCTTTGACGATAAGGCCCAGGATATGCGGACATATCGAATTGACCGCATGAAGGAAGTAAAGGTACTTTCGGAGCCACGGGAAGGCGCGGAGGCGTTTTCAAAGATAGACATGGAAACCTATACCCGCCGCGTGTTCTCCATGTTTGGCGGAGAGCAGAAGCGTGTCAGTATTCGATTTATCAATCCATTGCTTGATACGGCTGTCGAGCGGTTTGGAACTGGGAAGGATGTATTCTATCGGCCCGACGACGAAAAGCATTTTGTTGTGACCGCCGACGTGGAAATCAGCAATCAGTTTTTTGCATGGGTATGCGGTTTTAGGAAACGGGCCAAGATCATCAATCCCCCTGAAGTAGTTGATGAGATGAAAACTTTTTTGGGCCAGATTACAGAATTATATTTGTAA